A genomic segment from Dasypus novemcinctus isolate mDasNov1 chromosome X, mDasNov1.1.hap2, whole genome shotgun sequence encodes:
- the LOC101413894 gene encoding cancer/testis antigen 1-like: MEAGEGAGGVEGGEEAQGGPGRPGGSGSPSAGPASPSGAGGERAAAEGAPQAEGTLQVSGSDGDSGAGPEHLLEFTLTVHFLCFLEAEFAHWSLLAAPFGGPDQRELRVDGSDLIVHLTADDPGTIQSSIISFLNDLAEVVRIIENIVTPICNNLLPGNWG, from the exons ATGGAGGCGGGCGAAGGCGCGGGTGGCGTGGAGGGCGGGGAGGAGGCCCAGGGCGGGCCTGGCCGCCCAGGGGGCTCAGGCAGCCCTTCCGCTGGTCCCGCCAGCCCGAGCGGTGCAGGAGGGGAGCGCGCCGCCGCCGAGGGTGCTCCTCAGGCCGAGGGGACCCTGCAGGTCTCCGGGAGTGATGGAGACTCAGGAGCAGGCCCAGAACATCTGCTGGAGTT CACCCTCACCGTGCATTTCCTGTGCTTCCTGGAGGCGGAGTTTGCACACTGGTCCCTGCTGGCAGCACCCTTCGGAGGGCCAGACCAGAGGGAGCTGAGGGTGGATGGCAGTGACCTGATCGT CCATTTGACAGCTGACGACCCTGGCACCATCCAAAGCTCCATCATCTCCTTCCTCAACGACCTTGCCGAGGTGGTGCGGATCATTGAGAACATTGTGACCCCGATTTGTAATAATCTTCTGCCAGGAAACTGGGGCTGA